gttttttttcttaaatttccaatataagacttacttttgaaaagaaaaactaatacAATTATTATACATCACAATGTTCTTTTATTACTTTCAAGTTAAAGATTCATTTTTAAATCCTTGATCCAATATGAATGGCTAAAACACCATCTTCATCGTTGTTGTTAATATTAATCTGAGCTCTTCCATCCTGACCAACATCAATCCGTTTACCTGTACAAGACGATCCAACTTTCTTTCCCGAAATCACATCACAATATGTACCAGCTGGCAAACAAGTATACAAACGTTGATTCAAATTATAATACTCTTgattaaaagcaacaaaacccTTATTGCCACGACAGAATGCAATTTGATCACCACCATTATCCCACCAATTATTGACCGAAGTTCCTGCCACAGCATTTCTAAAACCAACCATGTTGTAAATTTGACGCCAGCGATGTTCACATATCCAACCATTTGCACATGAATCGTCAGCATTGAATTTTGGAGACAAAATATTCTGACCATCACTTGATGGTGGAGCATCATCGGAATTTCTAAAGTCAAAGGAGCTCATCACACGAGGATTTCCATAGGGGAAGGACAACATAAAGGCGACTGCCATCTTGTATTTTTTGGCTGATTTATAATTCAAAGCTTCGGCTCTTTGATTGTCATGATTGTCAACGAAAATCAATGAATATTTGGTGGGAAGGAAACTCCAACCTTCACCCCAGTTTCTCAAATACTTCAACTTGTCACCATTTCTGAACATATTGCCAATCTTTGCTGAATGACGGAACTCTGTAACGGCTCCCAAGGGGGTGTACTCATCACGACTTATCACATCGCCGCCATTATCAATAACTTCTTGAAAGATAAATGGTCGGGAACCAGGAGCGAATCCTTGTTTAGTGTTTAAATTATTAAGGGATTTCAAAAtaacctaaaaattaaaaatacaatatttgtTAATATTTCTGTGATCGAAATTAATGTCACTCGTTTTAACCTGCATATCTTGTGGCCACATATGTTTGGCTGCATCCAAACGGAATCCAGCAACACCGATATCAATCAGCTTGTTCATAATATCAATGAACTTCTTACGAACATAGTCCTTGCTTTGATCAAGATCCTTCAATCCTACCAACTCGCAATTGCGGACTTGATTGCGATCATTATAGTTTCTAATTGAACAAGTTTGGTGGAAATCAAGTGATGAATAGGGAACAGCTGGGAAGTTTTTGTTATTAGGTTGAGCTGAGGAACCAGCGGTTCCTACAACATTATTACCAGCACCCATGTGATTCATGATGAAATCTGGATAGATGCGGACTCCAACTTTGTTACAACGAGTCACCATGTCACGGAATTGAGCCTCATTACCGGATCGAGTGTTAATTATGTACGAAACAGGTTGGTAACGTTCCCACCAAGGACGTCCATTGACAACAACATTTTCAGTTACAGGAGAAACCTACAGTAAAATCTTGAATAATGGGTATTCAAAGCTATTTGGGATTTTTGATGAATGATACCTGAACACCAGCATAGCCTTTTGGAGCCAAGAACTGTTCGCACTCGTTGGCAATGTCTGCCCATTTCCATTCGAAAAGATGAACCATGGTATCACGTCCAGGCCAATAATTGGGATTGTGCTGACCATTGGTGGTAGCAACTACCACCGCGATCAGTAAAGCTAACACACTTGTAAAGGTCATTATAGTCAGAACTATTATGGGGCTCAATAAATCGTTCCGCACTATTTATACCAGTTTGCAATCAGTGTTAtcgaaaaaatcaaatttaatttttgagatAGAAACGATAATTTACTATGATTTGTTCAAGATCGATATAAATGAAGCGTAACAGTTGATTGATTGTtatcaaaacaatcaaaaagaTAGGATAAGATAGATAAccacttattttttaattagaatTGTGCCTGTACACACCTTTTTCTTGcttaaaagtatgcaattttaacATTTCTGAAGTCCACCAACTACTTGACTTTTGAAACGTATGCTtgttgtttttggaattttctttCAAGTTGTTTACCACTTttctaaatttctaaaaactacTTGCTActtatgataaaatattttaaaaacaatgctctcaaaatataattttaataagaacattgtgcatttttttttaagtatggaTGACAcctagaacaatttttttgtcagAAGATAGACCTTCTTTGGTTTATATGTACTTAAATGTCTGATTTATAACAGTGTTTCTAATTTTGGCTCTCCTTTTATAGCAAGAAATTTATCAAGTAATTAGGAGGctttgaaatttagaaaaatataaataataataaaatagttAAAGGCGACATTGAtttcaaacttttataaaaaaatataatataaaaataataggcaAAGGCGGTACTGTATGCTAACAACAATAATGTGTTGTTACAGTTAGGCTTTTTCACATTAAGTTCACTCTATCGCAAAATATAATCAACTTTTTTGCAAGTTAAATACCTACACCATTATGCAAATTTAATGCACTTATTTATATTTCAATCAAATCTACCtctttgcaaatcaaattcaccttctgtgaatcaagaataattttctatatttatgtgaaacaaaCATGCAATAATGTGAGTAATATGGGTACCTACATttgcaaaaactatttttgaagtgaaaacttctttagtatcgtagtgatttgaaacaagatgaaacgaaaacgcgacacgacttcaacttgttataacttttttgttttaatagattgatgaatgaaatttgtactgtagataggtaattaaataaattataattgcacaaaatttcaattaatttcatattcaaaattcggagataacggtaaaaagatgttcttttccaacacacgttatatcttttgatctagtgcacatacaaatttggtttaactttaatacgcatgctgataacataaccttttatttgatatattacacataacgttacgtgcaatacaagttacacaatcttaaattgaaaaaaatttaaaaatacctcaaaacacctgtggagatatGTTGGCGatctaccagtgtaggaagtaccgtaatctcagtctggaaattcgacatggttgactttaaaaaaatctaacttctcttgtagacatctttaaaataagatttatacatcattatacaaggtgaaacaataagctttcacatggtataaaattttttataggatgtcaaacaaaaaaattgatttaatagcatgagaacataaaaagaaatgttttttttttgctttttggatgaaatttcatcgagtttaaaaaattctagctctttttgtagatgtctcataggtctgatcgatatatatattttgagctaagacaataagctttcagatgatattaaattttttataggttgttagggaaaaaatgcatttaatagcgtgagaagataaaaatccgtgtttttttcgctttttttatggaaattgatcgagttcaaaaaattctagctctttttgtagatagaccatagacctgatcgatatatatattttgagctaagacaaaaagctttcagatgatataaaatttatataggttgtcatataaaaaacatgtacatatttgaaggtgatagaataaaaataggtagattttttctattttttttttcaagaaaaatgattgtttaaggtttcacttctaccacgtataaattgcacacatgatttgttaataataaataatcttatcaAAACAACTTTTATATGGAGTAAGAATGTAATTTTTGAAGATCTCCCGTCTTGTATCATTGGGCAAAATATTcttagctattttttttttataatcacgCAATAATTTGTTTCGCAATTTGTAACCaagcaaatttttatttcatgattCCACTTtgcgaaattattattttgcatttttcattTTGCTATTTTTATCTGATATTGCGCTTTGTCCTCATAACTTAATTAagctttatattattttgcataGCTTAAcatataaagttttaaaaatatgtgttgCGTTTCATTCTAGTTAATTAGCAGATTTCCCCAGTAAAATCAAGAATGATTTCGTAAAAATACCAGTTTGGTTCAGTAAAATCACGAATTGTCAGTTTAATCACGGATTGTTCACAGTTTCCTTGGTAAGATCAAAACTATagtaacatgaaaatgacgtttttcaaaagttcaaatgCGGGTAGCgtccttaaaaattgttgtaaacgagagctgtgaaattttttttttttattttcttatttgaccttttaaTAATGCAGCCTTATACTCGTTTTACAGATTCActctggattccgaggtataaatctAATTTTACTCCACTAATTAATATTTCTTCGATTTAAATCACGGTTAATTAAAAATCACAGTCACAGTGATtgaaaaattactcaaaaaatttGCTATTGAAATTCatgacaaattgaaaatttgcgAAGTTAATTTGCGAAGCATAATACAATCATAGTAGTTagtttcgaaataatttttgacgAAATTCCACGCTCACATTAGAAACTGATTGTAAAGTAAAAGcaatttgaattattaaataaactattataAGATGTCAAATCAAACTTATAAAAGTACGACTTAACTTCAAAAACTTTCGTTTATTTGTATCTTTAgttcaatattttcatataaCAATACAAACCAATCTTAGTTAgcaacttttaaattaaaacgaaagatttttttggttttgaaattgttgATTTTGTTCCAAATCTGAAGCATTTTTCCCCAATGTACAATGCCAGATCGTCCATCATCTTCGTGGGACCTCATTTCCTGCTGTGTTACTTCCAATGAGATCGAACAAGATTTTCTTGATGTAAATTATTAGGTTAAGCAATTAATCAAGAAATTCTCTGAGATGCCATTATGCGTAGCGCGtgtacacacaaacaaaaataaaaactgtttttcgttatttattttttttatttaactgaaAATCTgccgaattttttttataaacaaccAAAACCGGCTGAGAAagtaatttctatttattcacgtGCGCATTTACATTGCCTGTCGGTGATATAGTCTTATACGCTTGCATAAGAATATTATAAGATAACCCTTTCTTCTTTAATGTCAACTCGACGTATTTTCGTCATTAATCAAATTCAATATGGTCGGTAAAAGTGTATAGTGGCAGGGTGCGTATGTGAGAATATTTATATACGTACTTGCGATCCTTTCTGGTGATATTGATCTGGCGCAATTTTATGCAAATTTAAATCACATTTCGACGGTGGCGGGACCCCAAgacttaaaatattattatgtgCGCCTTTGTTGTGTGTTTGTTTGCTTTGACTTGTCATGCAAATTAACTTTTGCCACATTTATGACATCGTGATAATGAAttgtaaaatgtcaaaaaaaaaaattacaaaaaaaaagtgataatgATAATTATGATCCTGCAGCGTTGACGTGGTATAGATTTttgtcaattaatttaaaacataatcATTTGAAAGATTTGACAGATATCAATCATTCACGTGGTTTGAAGACCTTTAAAGACAGTTTAGACTTAGCAAAAGGTGAAAAGAGTGAATTTATAATTTAAGGGAATCCTCATTTAACGAAAGTTGATGAGATAAAGGTAGAATTAATCCcacaaaatgcaaattttaaaattcatattcaAACGATACAGGGTgtccaaaaattatatatagatttgtttaaacaaaattggaaGTAAATGTAAATTCactgcattttttttctttgatttcacAGACAATAACAAATTTTGTCCACACTTATTGGCTGTCTGCCGCCAAATAAACAATTTCCATCAAACTGACTGGTTGATCTGTGTGCAGTCCTTTCTTTCAAGTATTTATCTAAAGGATAAAGTCAAGATTAGCCTCTTGTAGTAGATCAACAGAAGCCAGCACGTCCGTGTCGGTAGTTTCGTGTAGGCATTTATATcctttttgtaaatatttagaTAACAATTTGCTCTCCCGACCGATTTGAATCTCAACATGTGTCTGGCAGCAAACCTTTTCTGCATATTTGCATTCTTAAATCATACCTCGCTATGGTCCTTCGTCacttaaataaacaaaactacCGAATTTAACGTCTACATCATCCAATACTATCACTAAACCTATTTAATGCCCATTTTAAAGTGCATTTGGCGTCATGTTGTCCTTGTGCAtacattaatattattattgtaaCCATTTTAAAAGCCATCTGTCTGCCACGGATGCGTGTGTGTTCCATAATAAGTTTTGTATATAAACTTAAGACATTCACCAACATTATTATCGTAATCATTACATTGGCGCTTATTGCGtgagaaatttaaaatactttcTGATGTTATATTAACTTGGTCGATATCGGTGAGATCACACAGACACTTCGATCAGAGATAATAGCCACATATAAGATTTAATCACATTGCATTTGCATTGTTATTAAATCTTATAGACATATAAACCAACTGGAACAAGGACCTTGAACACATATGGAAGATAACAACTATGCATGATTTTGATGGGATTTAACCAGTTACAAAAAAGTTGGTTGTATCTATATTCATCACAGAGACAGATCAGAAAGGAtttgtgtattttttgaaaaccacatTTCGTGTGTTAAATGTGGGCACTTAATGTTCAATTGTGGTGAACTTTTGTGCATCACAATATTTGGGATAAACTGACAGTGTGAAATCCAAAAACAGCAGATGTTGAAAagtacaaataaacaaaagttttaagtGAAACAGCATTGATTgagagaaaaaattttatttaattttaaaataaattaagcaACCACAAATTGAgagtcatttatttatttaagtgaCCATAATAATGGAAAATGTCCTGAGAATTCAATATTTCGTTGATACCACGTAAAATCGTTAAAAGTATAAGAAATCATTTCATTTTCTAAAATCTCTCGCAAAAAttctagatttttgaaaaaactccGTTTCCTCAAAATAAATCgagtttttcatatttttgagaaaaaaatcaaagttaaccccttgccaaaaaaagtttcaaccaaacatttttttttctttctttccctTATAATCTAAAGCCgttatcttttgaccaaagtctcgaaataagttttgatttacagatatgagttcacagcctatgcattcatttaaaaaaaattaaaaattaattttttttaagatttttgagaaaaaatcaaggttaaccccttgccaaaaaatgtccatttttaaaaacttcctccgaatccatcgagtgagacatcaaaagaaaggtctattgacactctattcataactgcaaaccaaaagtttgttggatgtttggttcctgagatattgttaaccaaacatttttttttctttcttttccttacaATCCGAAGCCGATATTTTTGACCagagtctcgaaacaagtttttgtttacagatatgcgttcacagtgaacaggcttatacattcagttaaaaaaattataaattaatttttttcagatttttcagaaaaaataaagGTCCCCTGCCAAAAAAATgtccatttttaaaaacttcctccgaatccatcgagtgagacatcaaaagaaaggtctattgacactctattcataactgcaaaccaaaagGTTGTTTTAGGtttggttcctgagatattgtcaaacaaacatttttttttctttcttgtccTTAAaatccgaagccgatatcttttgaccaaagtctcgaaacaagttttggtttacagatatgagttcacagtgaacaggcctatgcattcagttaaaaaaattataaattaatttttttcagatttttgagaaaaaatcaaggttacccttgccaaaaaaaatttccatttttaaaaacttcctccgaatccatcgagtgagaaaGGTCTATTGacactctattcataactgcaaaccaaaagtttgttggatgtttggttcctgagatattgttaaccaaacatttttttttctttcttttccttacaATCCGAAGCCGATATTTTTGACCagagtctcgaaacaagtttttgtttacagatatgcgttcacagtgaacaggcttatacattcagttaaaaaaattataaattaatttttttcagatttttcagaaaaaataaagGTCCCCTGCCAAAAAAATgtccatttttaaaaacttcctccgaatccatcgagtgagacatcaaaagaaaggtctattgacactctattcataactgcaaaccaaaagGTTGTTTTAGGtttggttcctgagatattgtcaaacaaacatttttttttctttcttgtccTTAAaatccgaagccgatatcttttgaccaaagtctcgaaacaagttttggtttacagatatgagttcacagtgaacaggcctatgcattcagttaaaaaaattataaattaatttttttcagatttttgagaaaaaatcaaggtccTTGCCAAAAAATgtccatttttaaaaacttcctccgaatccatcgagtgagacatcaaaagaaaggtctattgacactctattcataaccaaaagtttgttggaggtttggttcctgagatatttccaaccaaacatttttttctttcttttctttacaatccgaagccgatatcttttgaccaaagtctcgaaacaagttttggtttacagatatgagttcacagtgaacaagcTTTtgcattcagttaaaaaattataaattaatttttggcaaaaattataaattaattttttttatgcattcagttaaaaaaattataaattaatttttttcagatttttgagaaaaaatcaaggtccTTGCCAAAAAATgtccatttttaaaaacttcctccgaatccatcgagtgagacatcaaaagaaaggtctattgacactctattcataaccaaaagtttgttggaggtttggttcctgagatatttccaaccaaacatttttttctttcttttctttacaatccgaagccgatatcttttgaccaaagtctcgaaacaagttttggtttacagatatgagttcacagtgaacaagcTTTtgcattcagttaaaaaattataaattaatttttggcaaaaattataaattaatttttttcagatttttcagGTTGTTTTAGGtttggttcctgagatattgtcaaacaaacatttttttttctttcttttccttacaatccgaagccgatatcttttgaccaaagtctcgaaacaagttttggtttacagatatgagttcacagtgaacaggcctatgcattcagtaaaaaaaattataaattaatttttttcagatttttgggaaaaaatcaaggttaaccccttgccaaaaaatgtccatttttaaaaacttcctccgaatccatcgagtgagacatcaaaaggtCTATTGacactctattcataactgcaaaccaaaagtttgttggaggtttggttcctgagatatttacaaccaaacatttttttctttcttgtccTTAAaatccgaagccgatatcttttgaccaaagtctcgaaacaagttttggtttacagatatgagttcacagtgaacaggcctatgcattcagttaaaaaaattataaattaatttttttcagatttttgagaaaaaatcaaggtccTTGCCAAAAAATgtccatttttaaaaacttcctccgaatccatcgagtgagacatcaaaagaaaggtctattgacactctattcataactgcaaaccaaaagtttgttggaggtttggttcctgagatatttccaaccaaacatttttttctttcttttctttacaatccgaagccgatatcttttgaccaaagtctcgaaacaagttttggtttacagatatgagttcacagtgaacaagcTTTtgcattcagttaaaaaattataaattaatttttggcaaaaattataaattaatttttttcagatttttcagaaaaaatcaaggttgttaaaaaaatttccatttttaaaaacttcctccgaatccatcgagtgagacatcaaaagaaaggtcttttgacactctattcataactgcaaaataaaagtttgttggaggtttggttcctgagatattgtcaaccaaacatttttttctttcttttccttaaaatccgaagccgatatcttttgaccaaagtctcgaaacaagttttggtttacagatatgagttcacagtgaacaggcctatgcattcagttaaaaaaattataaattaatttttttcagatttttgagaaaaaatcaaggttaaccccttgccaaaaaatgtccattttaaaaacttcctccgaatccatcgagtgagacatcaaaagaaaggtctattgacactctattcataactgcaaaataaaagtttgttggaggtttggttcctgagatattgtcaaccaaacatttttttctttcttttccttaaaatccgaagccgatatcttttgaccaaagtctcgaaacaagttttggtttacagatatgagttcacagtgaacaggcctatgcattcagttaaaaaaattataaattaatttttttcagatttttgagaaaaaatcaaggttaaccccttgccaaaaaatgtccattttaaaaacttcctccgaatccatcgagtgagacatcaaaagaaaggtctattgacactctattcataactgcaaaataaaagtttgttggaggtttggttcctgagatattgtcaaccaaacatttttttctttctcttccTTAAaatccgaagccgatatcttttgaccaaagtctcgaaacaagttttggtttacagatatgagttcacagtgaacaggcctatgcattcagttaaaaaaattataaattaatttttttcagatttttgagaaaaaatcaaggttaaccccttgccaaaaaatgtccattttaaaaacttcctccgaatccatcgagtgagacatcaaaagaaaggtctattgacactctattcataactgcaaaataaaagtttgttggaggtttggttcctgagatattgtcaaccaaacatttttttctttcttttccttaaaatccgaagccgatatcttttgaccaaagtctcgaaacaagttttggtttacagatatgagttcacagtgaacaggcctatgcattcagttaaaaaaattataaattaatttttttcagatttttgagaaaaaatcaaggttaaccccttgccaaaaaatgtccattttaaaaacttcctccgaatccatcgagtgagacatcaaaagaaaggtctattgacactctattcataactgcaaaataaaagtttgttggaggtttggttcctgagatattgtcaaccaaacatttttttctttcttttccttaaaatccgaagccgatatcttttgaccaaagtctcgaaacaagttttggtttacagatatgagttcacagtgaacaggcctatgcattcagttaaaaaaattataaattaatttttttcagatttttgagaaaaaatcaaggttaaccccttgccaaaaaatgtccattttaaaaacttcctccgaatccatcgagtgagacatcaaaagaaaggtctattGACACTCTATTAataactgcaaaccaaaagtttgttggaggtttggttcctgagatatttccaaccaaacatttttttctttcttttctttacaatccgaagccgatatcttttgaccaaagtctcgaaacaagttttggtttacagatatgagttcacagtgaacaagcTTTtgcattcagttaaaaaattataaattaatttttggcaaaaattataaattaatttttttcagatttttcagGTTGTTTTAGGtttggttcctgagatattgtcaaacaaacatttttttttctttcttttccttacaatccgaagccgatatcttttgaccaaagtctcgaaacaagttttggtttacagatatgagttcacagtgaacaggcctatgcattcagtaaaaaaaattataaattaatttttttcagatttttgggaaaaaatcaaggttaaccccttgccaaaaaatgtccatttttaaaaacttcctccgaatccatcgagtgagacatcaaaaggtCTATTGacactctattcataactgcaaaccaaaagtttgttggaggtttggttcctgagatatttccaaccaaacatttttttctttcttttctttacaatccgaagccgatatcttttgaccaaagtctcgaaacaagttttggtttacagatatgagttcacagtgaacaggcctatgcattcagtaaaaaaaattataaattattttttttcagatttttcagaaaaaatcaaggtcaaccccttgccaaaaaaatgtccatttttaaaaacttcctCCGCATCCATCGAGTaagacatcaaatgaaaggtctattgacgctctattcataactccaaaccaaaagtttcttggaggtctggttcctgagatattttcaaccaaacgtttttttctttcttttccacaaaatgcgtgtttttttttaataactttccggtattttagcaaaaattgttgacaaaaaattgattgacaACGAACGCTATAAATTTTCACCTGGTAATTCGATTATTGTTATGAATTATTTTCCCTCAGTAAAACCAACCTttacacttttgattttttattaaatgattaATTGTAAGTAAATTCATTAATACTCATAATAATCCACCCCTATTTTTGTGATAGAGATTCGCACCACAACAATGCACAAAAATGTCGCTGATCTCTAATGTAACATCGACTGTTGGTGTTTTGTTTACCCTTAAATGATCTAATTTGCATATTTGTCATAGCTTTCTCTTCTAAGGGGAATCTTATTTATTCTATTTACTAACTATCACTTATTCATCAAATTGCACAATGACATCAATCACGAAGGGTAGTAGTGTTAACTATGAATTTCCTGTCAACTTATCATGATCTTCATCATTTCGgaaaatttatacaattttttctaatttatttttgtgataAATATGCAAAGTAGGTTGTGATTgatgaaataagaaaatttatttttttttgtcagatttttttaCCAACCAAACAAATAGGAAAAGGTCAAATGTGTCACTTAAACCCATATTCATTATTAAGCGCCCTTGTCTCTCCTCATCAAGTGGACAcagaaaatataactttattaaGAAGCTCTGACCAAAACATTGAGCAAACCAACAAAAAACGAGGAAAAAAACAAGATAACGATTATGTGAAAGGATTACTGCAAATTAAACATTAAGTGACGGGAAGCCCTGTGCTGGTCAAGGATGCTGTAATGCTGACTGTGGCGGCAAAtcatttttatcttctctttttttcttctcaacAAAAGTGTGTAAGCCTACTTTGCCTCTGCGGGAATATGGACAAAACAAATTCGCAATCATACAATCAATTTCCTTGCCAGTAATCCTCTtagcaaacttttttttttttttaatttttatctaaaaGGCTCTCTCTATACAGCATCCAGTTTGGACTGGGTTTCGGTCCAGCAGCGCATGGCAAATTAT
This DNA window, taken from Episyrphus balteatus chromosome 2, idEpiBalt1.1, whole genome shotgun sequence, encodes the following:
- the LOC129911568 gene encoding alpha-amylase 1-like — translated: MTFTSVLALLIAVVVATTNGQHNPNYWPGRDTMVHLFEWKWADIANECEQFLAPKGYAGVQVSPVTENVVVNGRPWWERYQPVSYIINTRSGNEAQFRDMVTRCNKVGVRIYPDFIMNHMGAGNNVVGTAGSSAQPNNKNFPAVPYSSLDFHQTCSIRNYNDRNQVRNCELVGLKDLDQSKDYVRKKFIDIMNKLIDIGVAGFRLDAAKHMWPQDMQVILKSLNNLNTKQGFAPGSRPFIFQEVIDNGGDVISRDEYTPLGAVTEFRHSAKIGNMFRNGDKLKYLRNWGEGWSFLPTKYSLIFVDNHDNQRAEALNYKSAKKYKMAVAFMLSFPYGNPRVMSSFDFRNSDDAPPSSDGQNILSPKFNADDSCANGWICEHRWRQIYNMVGFRNAVAGTSVNNWWDNGGDQIAFCRGNKGFVAFNQEYYNLNQRLYTCLPAGTYCDVISGKKVGSSCTGKRIDVGQDGRAQININNNDEDGVLAIHIGSRI